From Lawsonia intracellularis PHE/MN1-00, the proteins below share one genomic window:
- the clpX gene encoding ATP-dependent Clp protease ATP-binding subunit ClpX encodes MSRNDEKNPQLLCSFCGKGEYEVKQLIAGDGVHICDACIASCNEILVRQELETVEEQLLTPQEIKERLDEYVIGQEEAKKILAVAVHNHYKRVFYAEKISSEHGDVELEKSNVLLVGPSGSGKTLLAKTLAKILRVPFAIADATTLTEAGYVGEDVENILVQLLQNADYDLDTASKGIIYIDEIDKISRRSDGPSITRDVSGEGVQQALLKIIEGTEANIPPKGGRKHPQQEFIRMNTSNILFIVGGAFIGLDKIVEQRIRGGSMGFGAKVSGKKERPLGQLLEQVHPNDLVQFGLIPEFVGRIPVLTHVDDLSEEDLVRVLVEPKNALTRQYQKLFELDNVTLRFTSDALKAIAHKAIERKTGARGLRNVMESIMLDIMYKLPSMVGVKECVINDVVINTNGEPLYIYDSEVQVAL; translated from the coding sequence ATGAGTAGAAATGATGAAAAAAATCCTCAATTATTGTGTTCCTTTTGTGGGAAAGGGGAGTATGAAGTAAAGCAGTTGATAGCAGGAGATGGCGTTCATATTTGTGATGCTTGTATTGCTTCATGTAACGAAATTCTTGTTCGTCAGGAGTTAGAAACAGTAGAAGAGCAACTACTCACACCCCAAGAAATAAAGGAAAGGCTTGATGAGTATGTTATAGGACAGGAAGAGGCTAAAAAAATTTTAGCAGTAGCTGTTCATAATCACTATAAACGTGTTTTCTATGCAGAAAAAATATCTTCAGAGCATGGAGATGTTGAATTAGAAAAGAGTAATGTTCTTTTAGTTGGACCATCAGGAAGTGGGAAAACACTTTTAGCAAAGACACTAGCTAAAATTCTACGTGTACCTTTTGCAATAGCTGATGCAACAACATTAACAGAGGCTGGATATGTCGGGGAGGATGTGGAAAATATTCTTGTCCAACTTCTTCAGAATGCAGACTATGATCTTGATACTGCAAGTAAAGGGATCATTTATATTGATGAAATAGATAAAATTTCTCGTAGAAGTGATGGTCCTTCTATAACAAGAGATGTTTCTGGAGAGGGTGTGCAACAGGCTCTCCTTAAGATTATTGAAGGTACAGAAGCAAATATCCCACCTAAAGGTGGACGTAAACATCCACAACAAGAATTTATTCGTATGAATACATCAAATATTTTATTTATTGTGGGTGGAGCATTTATTGGGCTTGATAAAATTGTAGAGCAAAGAATTCGTGGTGGTTCCATGGGGTTTGGGGCTAAAGTTTCTGGTAAAAAAGAGCGTCCTCTTGGACAACTACTTGAACAGGTACATCCAAATGATCTTGTTCAGTTTGGACTTATCCCAGAGTTTGTAGGTCGTATCCCTGTATTAACGCATGTTGATGATTTAAGCGAAGAAGATCTTGTTAGAGTGTTAGTTGAACCTAAAAATGCTTTGACACGTCAATATCAGAAATTGTTTGAGTTAGACAATGTAACATTAAGGTTTACATCAGATGCCTTAAAAGCTATTGCGCATAAAGCAATTGAACGTAAAACAGGTGCTCGTGGATTACGTAATGTTATGGAGTCAATTATGCTTGATATTATGTATAAACTTCCTTCTATGGTTGGGGTGAAAGAGTGTGTTATTAATGATGTTGTGATAAATACTAATGGTGAGCCATTGTATATTTATGATTCAGAAGTACAAGTAGCTCTATAA
- the lon gene encoding endopeptidase La, whose product MHTLGDEHKQTLDDEYVELPLMPLREVVMFPHSIIPLFVGREASIKAIEHAVTNYDRKICLVVQREPEVEKPSLESLYPIGVVSRILQFLRLPDGTIKVLFEGLYRVHWEHLDSEKSIESFHKVMVKAVKESTASFLESEALVRATHEALEEYTKNNKKITQEALAAISGLRDPGRLADAIMPHLKVDYIEKQSVLEQLDPVARLEKVYELLSGEITVSTIERRIKSRVKTQMERNHREYYLSEQIKAIQKEMGRDDDPQAELADLEKKLFEKNMPEYAREKGLSELKKLKHMSPSAAEYAVVRNYVDWVYELPWNEVKETEIDISNARQILDRDHYGLEKPKQRILEYLAVQKLTGSCKGTILCLVGPPGVGKTSLARSVAKATEREYVRLSLGGVRDEAEIRGHRRTYVGAMPGKLITALKRVKYNNPLFCLDEIDKMSADFRGDPASALLEVLDPEQNSTFNDHYLDLDYDLSQIFFITTANSLQGIPAPLKDRMEIIELSSYLEVEKKHIVKDFLLPRQVIKHGLKPENIRISENALTEVIRSYTREAGVRNLEREIAALCRKVAIKLVEKNDMDKTISITRQNLGSLLGVKKYRINESEKTPKIGVVNGLAYTSVGGVLLNVESVIMPGKGNVSTTGKLGEVMIESARAALSYVRSRSDMFGLRPDFHSEVDIHIHFPEGATPKDGPSAGIAITTSLVSALLGIPVRHDVAMTGEVTLRGRVLPIGGLREKLLAASRAEVTTVIVPRENEKDLKEVPEEILKALHIQFVEHIDEVLPLALISESEDIFSEIHTDEPFTTSLRRHTVEITTAQ is encoded by the coding sequence ATGCATACATTAGGAGATGAGCATAAACAAACTTTAGATGATGAGTATGTTGAACTGCCCCTTATGCCATTGCGTGAAGTGGTTATGTTTCCCCACTCTATTATTCCATTGTTTGTTGGTCGAGAGGCATCTATAAAAGCAATAGAGCATGCTGTAACTAATTATGATAGAAAAATTTGTTTGGTAGTACAGCGTGAACCAGAAGTAGAGAAGCCTTCTCTTGAAAGTTTATATCCTATTGGAGTTGTAAGTAGAATTTTACAGTTTTTACGTCTTCCTGATGGCACAATAAAAGTTCTTTTTGAAGGTTTATATCGAGTACATTGGGAACACTTAGACTCTGAGAAAAGTATTGAAAGTTTTCATAAAGTTATGGTGAAAGCTGTCAAAGAATCTACAGCTTCTTTTCTAGAAAGTGAAGCACTTGTTCGTGCCACCCATGAAGCCTTAGAGGAATACACAAAAAATAATAAAAAGATTACTCAAGAAGCATTAGCTGCCATTTCAGGTTTACGTGATCCTGGAAGACTTGCTGATGCTATAATGCCTCATTTAAAAGTAGACTACATTGAGAAACAGTCTGTTTTAGAACAATTAGATCCTGTTGCTCGTCTTGAAAAAGTATATGAGCTATTGAGTGGAGAAATTACAGTTAGTACAATTGAACGGAGAATTAAAAGCCGTGTGAAAACTCAAATGGAGAGAAATCATAGAGAATACTATTTGAGTGAACAAATAAAGGCAATTCAAAAAGAGATGGGGCGAGATGATGATCCTCAAGCTGAATTAGCTGATTTAGAAAAAAAACTTTTTGAAAAAAATATGCCTGAATATGCAAGAGAAAAAGGTTTAAGTGAGTTAAAAAAACTTAAACATATGTCCCCTTCTGCAGCAGAGTATGCAGTTGTCCGTAATTATGTAGATTGGGTTTATGAGCTTCCATGGAATGAAGTGAAAGAAACAGAGATTGATATTTCAAATGCTAGACAAATACTTGATAGGGATCACTATGGTCTAGAAAAACCAAAACAACGTATTTTAGAATACCTTGCTGTACAAAAACTTACAGGTTCTTGTAAAGGGACTATTTTGTGTCTTGTTGGTCCCCCAGGAGTAGGAAAAACATCTTTAGCACGCTCTGTAGCTAAGGCTACAGAGCGTGAGTATGTCAGGTTGTCCCTTGGAGGTGTTCGTGATGAGGCTGAGATCCGTGGGCATCGTCGTACCTATGTTGGTGCTATGCCAGGTAAACTTATCACTGCTCTAAAGAGGGTTAAGTATAATAATCCATTATTTTGTCTTGATGAAATAGATAAAATGAGTGCAGACTTTAGAGGAGATCCTGCTTCTGCTTTATTAGAAGTGCTTGATCCTGAACAAAATAGTACATTTAATGATCACTATCTTGATTTAGACTATGATCTTTCTCAGATTTTTTTTATTACTACTGCAAATTCACTTCAAGGGATTCCTGCTCCACTAAAAGATCGTATGGAAATTATAGAACTTTCTAGTTACCTTGAAGTAGAAAAGAAACATATTGTTAAAGATTTTCTTTTGCCTCGACAGGTTATAAAACATGGATTAAAACCTGAAAATATACGTATTTCTGAAAATGCATTAACAGAGGTTATTCGTTCTTATACAAGAGAGGCTGGAGTACGTAATCTAGAACGTGAAATTGCTGCTCTTTGTCGTAAGGTTGCTATAAAACTTGTTGAAAAGAATGATATGGATAAGACTATTTCTATTACACGACAAAACTTAGGTTCACTTCTTGGTGTGAAAAAATATCGTATAAATGAGAGTGAAAAAACGCCTAAAATTGGTGTTGTTAATGGATTAGCTTATACAAGTGTAGGTGGTGTATTACTTAATGTTGAATCAGTAATTATGCCAGGTAAAGGAAATGTCTCTACAACAGGAAAGTTGGGAGAAGTAATGATAGAGTCTGCACGTGCAGCACTTTCATATGTACGTTCCCGTTCTGATATGTTTGGATTAAGACCAGATTTCCATAGTGAAGTAGATATTCATATCCACTTCCCAGAAGGAGCTACTCCTAAGGATGGTCCTTCTGCTGGGATAGCTATCACAACTTCTCTTGTATCTGCATTATTAGGGATTCCTGTTCGGCATGATGTTGCAATGACAGGAGAAGTGACTTTACGGGGACGTGTTTTACCTATTGGAGGATTGCGAGAAAAGTTGTTAGCTGCTAGTCGTGCAGAGGTTACTACTGTAATTGTTCCTCGTGAAAATGAAAAAGATTTAAAAGAAGTTCCAGAAGAAATTCTCAAAGCTTTACATATTCAGTTTGTAGAACATATAGATGAAGTCCTACCCTTGGCTTTAATTTCTGAATCAGAAGATATTTTTTCAGAAATACATACTGATGAGCCATTTACTACTTCTTTACGACGACATACTGTAGAAATAACTACAGCACAATAA
- the queC gene encoding 7-cyano-7-deazaguanine synthase QueC produces the protein MYHLNQKALLLFSGGQDSGTCLGWALSNFSHIITIGFSYGQRHSVEMQCRTNIRNKISKLSKIWEQRLGEDYIFSLDIFSQLGETAITSELEIVFDKQGLPNTFVPGRNIFFLTIAAAFAWRNSIRHLIIGTCETDFSGYPDCQDNSIKATQLALSLGLGEDITIHTPLMWLTKAQTWELALHLGGSKFVDLIRNETHSCYLNDHTTSHEWGYGCGTCPACKLRKNGWETFLMKKRAN, from the coding sequence ATGTATCATCTAAATCAAAAAGCGTTACTTCTTTTTTCTGGAGGACAAGATTCTGGAACTTGTCTTGGATGGGCGCTTTCTAACTTTAGCCATATCATTACTATTGGTTTTAGTTATGGACAGCGACATAGTGTTGAAATGCAATGTCGCACTAATATACGGAATAAAATATCAAAACTGTCAAAAATCTGGGAACAACGACTGGGTGAAGACTATATTTTTTCTCTTGATATTTTTTCTCAACTAGGTGAGACAGCTATAACATCAGAGTTGGAAATTGTTTTTGACAAACAAGGCCTTCCAAATACTTTTGTACCAGGAAGAAATATTTTCTTCCTCACAATAGCAGCAGCATTTGCATGGAGAAATAGTATACGCCATCTCATAATAGGTACCTGTGAAACTGACTTTTCTGGTTACCCAGACTGCCAAGATAACAGTATAAAAGCAACCCAACTGGCTTTAAGTCTAGGACTAGGGGAAGATATAACAATACATACCCCTTTAATGTGGCTTACAAAAGCACAAACATGGGAACTTGCCCTACATTTAGGTGGCTCTAAATTTGTAGATCTTATACGTAATGAGACGCACTCATGCTATCTTAATGATCATACTACATCTCATGAGTGGGGATATGGATGTGGTACATGTCCAGCTTGCAAACTTCGAAAAAATGGATGGGAAACATTTTTAATGAAAAAAAGAGCTAATTAA
- the tig gene encoding trigger factor, with product MEFVLESISPTKKKLTISLTPDEVNTALDSVIAQYKKDLSLPGFRKGKVPNSVVFKKFSEEITNKATEETLKIYIKEIFQKEHIKPLCNLLTEDTDFIRNESFSSTLTFEVLPEITFPNYEGLEVHQDVVKVTDEEVAELLKNIQLAMAELVDVKEDRSPQNGDVVDVDYKGFENGSPVTDVSGEHFVLTLGQRQALEDFEQLVKTAKVGEEKVGIVNFPRDYAHKGLAGKSIDFHIKLNSIKTSILPELDADFAKKAGYEDIDKLREAAKVQLEIKKKQNAKSNAMKKLINGLLEQVTFDVPETMLETRIERILGDHNIRSQQTVQVQTGEERSESEEELYNNAKVEALAVLRPQIFLMALAEKEKLVVMEQEVERALYNMAIRARQDYNKFRDAYYRSGLVYELQDHLLAEKAMELIYNKANVVEVEQ from the coding sequence ATGGAGTTTGTTCTTGAGTCTATTTCTCCTACAAAAAAGAAACTTACTATCTCTTTAACCCCTGATGAGGTGAATACAGCTTTAGATAGTGTTATTGCTCAATATAAAAAAGATCTTTCTTTACCAGGTTTTCGTAAGGGGAAAGTTCCTAATAGTGTTGTCTTTAAAAAATTTTCAGAAGAAATTACTAATAAAGCAACAGAAGAGACACTAAAAATTTATATAAAAGAAATTTTTCAAAAAGAGCATATCAAGCCACTATGTAATTTACTGACAGAAGATACAGATTTTATTCGTAATGAGAGTTTTTCCTCTACATTGACCTTTGAAGTTTTACCTGAAATTACATTTCCTAACTATGAAGGACTTGAAGTTCACCAAGATGTTGTAAAAGTAACAGATGAAGAAGTTGCAGAGCTTCTTAAGAATATTCAGCTAGCTATGGCAGAGTTAGTAGATGTTAAAGAAGATCGTTCCCCTCAAAATGGAGATGTTGTTGATGTTGATTATAAAGGATTTGAAAATGGTTCTCCAGTAACTGATGTTAGTGGTGAACATTTTGTTTTAACTTTAGGTCAAAGACAGGCATTAGAAGATTTTGAGCAGTTAGTTAAAACAGCTAAGGTTGGTGAAGAAAAAGTTGGTATTGTGAATTTCCCTAGAGATTATGCTCATAAGGGTTTAGCAGGTAAAAGTATTGATTTTCATATTAAGCTTAACAGTATTAAAACATCTATTCTTCCAGAGCTAGATGCTGACTTTGCTAAAAAAGCTGGATATGAAGATATAGATAAACTCAGAGAGGCTGCAAAAGTACAGCTTGAGATTAAGAAAAAGCAAAATGCTAAATCAAATGCAATGAAGAAGCTTATAAATGGTCTATTAGAACAAGTTACATTTGATGTTCCTGAAACAATGCTAGAAACAAGAATTGAACGAATATTAGGAGATCATAATATTCGTTCACAACAAACGGTGCAGGTTCAAACTGGTGAGGAACGGTCAGAATCAGAAGAAGAGTTATATAATAATGCAAAAGTGGAAGCATTAGCTGTTCTTCGTCCTCAAATTTTTCTTATGGCTTTGGCGGAAAAAGAGAAACTTGTTGTTATGGAGCAAGAGGTAGAAAGAGCTTTGTATAATATGGCTATTCGTGCTAGACAAGACTATAATAAATTTCGTGACGCATATTACCGTAGTGGTTTAGTTTATGAGTTACAAGATCATCTCCTTGCAGAAAAGGCAATGGAACTTATATATAATAAAGCAAATGTAGTAGAAGTAGAGCAGTAG
- the queE gene encoding 7-carboxy-7-deazaguanine synthase: protein MSFYIKELFYTIQGEGVQTGRPAVFCRFSGCNLWSGKEKDRAIAKCQFCDTDFLNADFGILDSEEQLVANILQTFPQNNYTHPSYKPYVVFTGGEPSLQLNQVIINLLHKYHIEIAIETNGTIPLPKHIDWITVSPKEGNELVTTVGNELKLVWPQQNCDPEKYLTLEFDNFILQPKDDKNLSNNIQICIEYCMKHPYWKLGLQSHKWIGIR, encoded by the coding sequence ATGTCATTTTATATCAAAGAACTTTTTTATACCATTCAAGGTGAGGGAGTACAAACAGGTCGACCTGCTGTATTTTGTCGTTTTTCTGGATGTAATTTATGGTCTGGAAAAGAAAAAGATAGAGCAATAGCAAAATGTCAATTCTGTGATACAGACTTTTTAAACGCTGATTTTGGTATCTTAGATTCTGAAGAACAATTAGTAGCTAATATTCTTCAAACATTTCCTCAAAACAACTATACCCATCCTAGCTATAAACCATATGTTGTTTTTACTGGTGGAGAACCATCATTACAGCTAAATCAAGTTATTATAAACCTACTACATAAATACCATATTGAAATAGCTATAGAAACAAATGGAACAATTCCTTTACCAAAACACATTGATTGGATTACAGTCAGTCCTAAAGAGGGGAATGAGTTAGTAACCACTGTAGGGAATGAACTTAAACTTGTTTGGCCTCAACAAAACTGTGACCCTGAAAAATATTTAACCCTTGAGTTTGATAATTTCATTTTACAACCTAAAGATGACAAAAACTTAAGTAATAATATACAAATATGTATTGAGTACTGTATGAAACACCCCTATTGGAAACTAGGATTACAATCACATAAGTGGATTGGTATCCGATAG
- the clpP gene encoding ATP-dependent Clp endopeptidase proteolytic subunit ClpP — translation MDDIFNMTVPIVVENNGRNERAYDIYSRLLKDRIVLLGTEVNDQVASLICAQLLFLESQDPEKEIYLYINSPGGSVTAGLAIYDTMNYITPNVATVCMGRAASMGALLLAAGEKNMRYALPNSQVMIHQPLGGYQGQATDIDIHAREILRMRQRLNEILMEQTGQSLEKVAQDTERDYFMTAEDAKAYGLIDKVLVSRKDLDIEHEKTE, via the coding sequence ATGGATGATATTTTTAATATGACAGTCCCTATTGTTGTTGAAAATAACGGAAGAAATGAAAGAGCTTATGATATTTACTCAAGACTACTAAAAGATCGTATTGTTCTTCTTGGTACAGAAGTAAATGATCAAGTAGCATCCCTTATTTGTGCACAACTTTTATTTTTAGAGTCACAGGATCCAGAAAAAGAAATTTATTTATATATTAATAGCCCTGGAGGTTCAGTAACTGCAGGTCTCGCAATATATGATACTATGAACTATATTACACCAAATGTAGCAACGGTTTGTATGGGGCGTGCCGCAAGTATGGGTGCTTTGTTATTAGCTGCTGGTGAAAAAAATATGCGTTATGCCTTACCTAATAGCCAGGTAATGATTCATCAGCCATTAGGCGGTTACCAAGGACAAGCTACAGATATTGATATCCATGCCAGAGAAATTTTACGTATGCGTCAACGGTTAAATGAAATTTTGATGGAGCAGACAGGACAGTCACTTGAAAAGGTTGCACAAGATACTGAGCGTGACTATTTTATGACGGCAGAAGATGCTAAAGCTTATGGACTTATTGATAAAGTCTTGGTTTCCCGAAAAGATTTAGATATAGAGCATGAAAAAACAGAATAA